From Tachyglossus aculeatus isolate mTacAcu1 chromosome 12 unlocalized genomic scaffold, mTacAcu1.pri SUPER_6_unloc_1, whole genome shotgun sequence, the proteins below share one genomic window:
- the LRP10 gene encoding LOW QUALITY PROTEIN: low-density lipoprotein receptor-related protein 10 (The sequence of the model RefSeq protein was modified relative to this genomic sequence to represent the inferred CDS: inserted 3 bases in 2 codons; deleted 1 base in 1 codon): MAPPGCPRMLPALLLFLLSGGAATHLDRPPFPSRACERVPVALPGALGTLQRPLGRESRLRPVNCSWVIVGSEEQMVTIRFQKLHLSCPSEHLVLRSALQPPVSLCELPAGPLQLPGGNATITYSYGGGSRQPGPGFLLSYAREGPECSRREFRCPNGRCVPQARRCDGVDSCGDDGWDEAGCGPARPCNRTLEGFYGVFSSAGGPGRACVWRLDPHDGRRLAVRFTALDLGYGDAVRVYDGLGPADAAHLLRSLDYLSNGQAVAVETLSGRATVAYEAGPWSSGRGFNATYHVRGYCPPWERPCGPEGEGPGGDRCFGEAQRCDGTWDCADGADEEGCPGCPEGRYPCGGAGGAAGACYPPADRCNYQTFCVDGADERRCRRCQPGNFRCRDERCVYETWVCDGQPDCSDGSDEWDCAYALPRKVVTAAVIGSLVCGLLLVVALGCTCRLYAIRSHDIFAPLSRVEAEMVQQQAPPSYGQLIAQGAIPPVEDFPTDNPSDNSVLGNLRSLLQILRHDGAGGGPAGGSRRRQRSRTVRRLVRRLRRWGLLPHSAPPARPPRARPPGPPXPPSASAAPEGAALEGGAAGGRDPEEAPALPVKVPPPPPPAPPAPRPXPDAPAAPPPSLLSGVVQALRGRFLTGPRPPDATAPAAPSPRGGLPVLEDEDDVLLLPLAEPGPWGAEDEPLLP, translated from the exons ATGGCTCCCCCCGGATGCCCCAGGatgctccctgcccttctcctcttcctcctcagtg gAGGTGCTGCAACCCATCTCGACAGGCCGCCCTTCCCCAGCCGAG CGTGCGAAAGGGTACCTGTGGCCCTGCCCGGGGCTCTGGGCACTCTGCAACgtcccctgggccgggagagccgCCTGCGCCCCGTCAACTGCAGCTGGGTCATCGTGGGCAGCGAGGAGCAGATGGTGACCATCAG GTTCCAGAAGCTGCACCTGTCGTGCCCGTCGGAGCACCTGGTGCTGCGGTCCGCGCTGCAACCGCCCGTCTCCCTGTGCGAGCTGCCCGCGGGGCCGCTGCAGCTGCCGGGAGGAAACGCCACCATCACCTACAGCTACGGCGGGGGCAGCCGGCAGCCGGGCCCTGGCTTCCTGCTCTCCTACGCCAGAG AAGGCCCCGAGTGTTCGCGCCGGGAGTTCCGGTGCCCGAACGGGCGTTGCGTGCCTCAGGCCCGGCGCTGCGACGGCGTGGACTCCTGCGGCGACGACGGCTGGGACGAGGCCGGCTGCGGCCCCGCCCGCCCCTGCAACCGCACCCTGGAGGGCTTCTACGGGGTCTTCTCCTCGGCCGGCGGCCCGGGCCGGGCCTGCGTGTGGCGGCTGGACCCCCACGACGGCCGGCGGCTGGCCGTGCGCTTCACGGCCCTGGACCTGGGCTACGGCGACGCGGTGCGGGTCTACGACGGCCTGGGCCCCGCCGACGCCGCCCACCTGCTGCGCAGCCTCGACTACCTCAGCAACGGCCAGGCGGTCGCGGTGGAGACGCTGTCGGGCCGGGCCACCGTGGCCTACGAGGCGGGCCCCTGGAGCTCCGGCCGCGGCTTCAACGCCACGTACCACGTGCGGGGCTACTGCCCGCCCTGGGAGCGGCCGTGCGGACCGGAGGGCGAGGGCCCGGGCGGCGACCGCTGCTTCGGCGAGGCCCAGCGCTGCGACGGCACCTGGGACTGCGCCGACGGCGCGGACGAGGAGGGCTGCCCGGGCTGCCCCGAGGGCCGCTACCCCTGCGGGGGCGCGGGCGGGGCCGCGGGGGCCTGCTACCCGCCCGCCGACCGCTGCAACTACCAGACGTTCTGCGTGGACGGGGCGGACGAGCGGCGCTGCCGCCGCTGCCAGCCGGGCAACTTCCGCTGCCGGGACGAGCGCTGCGTTTACGAGACGTGGGTGTGCGACGGGCAGCCCGACTGCAGCGACGGCAGCGACGAGTGGGACTGCGCCTACGCCCTCCCGCGCAAAGTGGTCACCGCCGCCGTCATCGGCAGCCTCGTCTGCGGCCTGCTGCTCGTCGTCGCCCTGGGCTGCACCTGCAGACTCTACGCCATCCGCTCGCACGA catCTTTGCCCCGCTGTCGCGGGTGGAAGCTGAGATGGTTCAGCAGCAGGCACCCCCGTCCTACGGGCAGCTCATCGCGCAGGGTGCCATCCCGCCCGTGGAGGACTTCCCCACCGACAACCCCAGTGAC AACTCCGTGCTGGGGAACCTGCGTTCCCTGCTGCAGATCCTGCGCCAcgacggggccgggggggggccg gccgggggctcccGCCGCCGCCAGCGCAGCCGCACGGTGCGCCGCCTcgtccgccgcctccgccgctggGGCCTGCTGCCCCATTcggcccccccggcccggcccccccgagcccggccccccgggcccc cgcccccctccgcctccGCGGCCCCGGAGGGCGCCGCCCTCGAAGGGGGCGCCGCGGGAGGACGGGACCCCGAGGAGGCCCCCGCGCTCCCCGTCAaggtgccgccgccgccgccgcccgcgccccccgccccgcggcc cccggacgcccccgccgccccgcctcCGTCCCTGCTGTCCGGGGTGGTGCAGGCCCTGCGTGGGCGCTTCCTGACGGGCCCGCGCCCCCCTGACGCCACCGCCccggccgcccccagcccccgcggggggctccctgtcctcgaggacgAGGACGACGTtctgctcctgcccctggccGAGCCGGGCCCTTGGGGGGCTGAGGACGAGCCGCTGCTGCCCTGA